The Flavobacterium jumunjinense genome includes a region encoding these proteins:
- a CDS encoding DUF2339 domain-containing protein has translation METILLIGIILYLYIVNNNINIKFNDLQKTVSMLNDKLRGIQDEIAQNTIQRQRNEAVEKEVVKPVKPIIVEKPIEEIPIPKVEKVQPEIIKPIADKPIEVVAKIEQRPIVEKPVVPRPIAVPQKSWFETFKEKNPDLEKFIGENLINKIGILILVLGISFFVKFAIDKEWINKPARVGIGILCGSLVMVIAHKLKKNYAAFSSVLVAGAISIFYFTISIAFHDYHLFGQTVAFIIMVVITAFSTLVSVSYNRQELAVLSLIGGFAVPFMVSTGSGNYVVLLTYIAILNVGILGIAYFKKWKVVTVLAFLFTSILFASWYTNELYDNKLPHAGAIAFATIFYFIFSVIVVLNNIRNKGTFSVIEYFILVANTFFFFGMGMGIIHNWGIDFKGLFTLLLAFYNVIYAVILYKKFGLDKNAIYLLIGLSLTFVTLTIPIQFEGNQITIFWAAEAVLLFWLSQKSKIRRFKLGAIIVQVLTFISLVLDWTKYGLPSETLSIIINPLFISGFVVCVSFYLTYVLLKKEDDVNIGLDIKQYKQIVLVSALLLTYALGFLEIQYQAYQLIANVASAESFVVAYHFMFVALLLFIVTNKKHELLTITVSTVAVFSIVVYIMSFYSLPNREIIQNLMHNSNTNYALYFHYVILICLIYFGYNLFRRITIEPKIEILKNKFVPWLFVFAIVYILSNEIMIHGLSYSIDNSSIAELNEKFPKTTDDYTIQYKKETFIAFKLDDVKRQIIKIGYPILWGLFSFVFLIIGIKKQWKNLRIIALSLLGITILKLFIYDIKNVSETGKIIAFILLGVLILIISFVYQKIKKLVVDESPKSSSDEEV, from the coding sequence ATGGAGACGATATTGCTAATTGGGATTATTTTGTATTTATACATTGTAAATAATAATATAAATATAAAGTTCAATGACCTACAGAAGACTGTATCTATGTTGAATGATAAATTGCGAGGTATTCAAGATGAAATAGCTCAGAATACTATTCAGCGTCAGAGAAATGAAGCTGTAGAAAAAGAGGTTGTTAAACCTGTTAAGCCAATTATTGTAGAAAAACCAATTGAAGAGATTCCAATTCCTAAGGTTGAAAAAGTTCAACCAGAAATAATAAAACCTATAGCAGATAAACCAATTGAGGTTGTAGCTAAAATTGAACAAAGACCAATTGTTGAGAAACCAGTTGTACCAAGACCAATTGCAGTTCCTCAAAAATCGTGGTTTGAAACATTTAAAGAAAAAAATCCTGATTTAGAGAAGTTTATTGGTGAAAATCTTATTAATAAAATTGGTATTCTTATTCTCGTTCTTGGGATTAGCTTCTTTGTGAAATTTGCTATTGATAAAGAATGGATTAATAAACCTGCTCGTGTTGGAATAGGAATCTTGTGTGGTTCATTAGTAATGGTAATTGCTCATAAGTTAAAGAAAAATTATGCAGCTTTTAGTTCAGTGCTTGTTGCAGGAGCAATAAGTATATTCTATTTTACTATCTCTATTGCTTTTCACGATTATCATTTGTTTGGTCAAACTGTTGCTTTTATTATAATGGTTGTTATTACCGCTTTTAGTACATTGGTTTCGGTGTCTTATAATAGACAAGAATTGGCTGTTTTGTCTCTCATTGGTGGTTTTGCAGTTCCTTTTATGGTAAGTACTGGTTCTGGTAATTATGTGGTTTTGCTCACTTATATTGCAATTTTAAATGTAGGTATACTCGGAATAGCTTATTTTAAAAAATGGAAAGTAGTTACTGTTTTAGCATTCTTATTCACTTCAATATTGTTTGCTTCTTGGTATACGAATGAGTTATATGATAACAAATTGCCTCATGCAGGAGCAATTGCTTTTGCAACAATATTTTATTTTATTTTTAGTGTAATAGTTGTGTTAAATAACATTAGAAATAAAGGAACTTTTTCAGTTATTGAATATTTTATTCTTGTAGCTAATACATTCTTTTTCTTCGGAATGGGAATGGGAATAATACATAATTGGGGAATAGACTTTAAAGGTTTATTTACCTTGTTGTTAGCTTTCTATAATGTAATTTATGCTGTTATTCTATATAAAAAATTCGGATTGGATAAAAACGCAATCTATTTACTAATTGGGCTTTCTTTAACTTTCGTAACGCTTACCATTCCAATTCAGTTTGAAGGAAATCAAATTACGATATTCTGGGCAGCAGAAGCAGTTTTATTATTCTGGTTGTCTCAAAAATCTAAAATTAGGCGTTTTAAGTTAGGAGCAATAATTGTTCAGGTACTTACTTTTATTAGTTTGGTTTTAGATTGGACGAAGTATGGTTTACCAAGCGAAACTTTGTCAATTATTATTAATCCATTGTTTATTTCAGGATTCGTAGTTTGTGTATCGTTTTACCTAACTTATGTTCTACTAAAAAAAGAAGACGATGTAAATATAGGTTTAGATATAAAGCAGTATAAACAGATTGTTCTAGTTTCAGCTCTTTTATTGACTTATGCATTAGGCTTTCTAGAAATTCAATATCAAGCCTATCAGTTAATTGCTAATGTAGCATCAGCAGAATCGTTTGTTGTTGCCTATCATTTTATGTTTGTAGCTTTGTTATTGTTCATCGTTACCAATAAAAAACACGAATTACTAACAATTACTGTCTCAACCGTTGCTGTGTTTTCTATCGTAGTCTATATAATGTCTTTTTATAGTCTACCTAATCGCGAAATAATTCAAAATTTAATGCATAATTCAAATACTAATTATGCGCTTTATTTCCATTATGTTATCTTAATATGTTTGATTTATTTTGGATATAATTTATTCAGAAGAATAACGATAGAGCCTAAAATTGAGATTTTAAAAAATAAATTTGTCCCTTGGCTATTTGTTTTCGCAATTGTATACATATTGAGTAACGAAATAATGATTCATGGTTTATCATATTCTATAGATAATAGTAGCATTGCAGAATTGAACGAGAAGTTTCCAAAGACAACAGATGATTATACAATTCAATATAAAAAAGAGACGTTTATAGCGTTTAAATTAGACGATGTAAAACGTCAAATTATAAAAATTGGCTATCCTATTCTTTGGGGTTTATTCTCTTTTGTGTTCCTAATCATTGGTATCAAAAAGCAATGGAAAAACTTACGAATTATTGCACTTTCCTTGTTAGGTATAACCATTTTGAAATTATTTATCTACGATATTAAAAATGTTTCAGAAACTGGAAAAATCATTGCTTTTATACTTTTAGGAGTTCTAATTTTAATCATCTCGTTTGTGTACCAAAAAATAAAAAAATTAGTCGTTGATGAAAGTCCAAAATCAAGTTCAGATGAAGAAGTTTAG
- a CDS encoding FAD-dependent oxidoreductase — translation MQNQKKIAIVGAGLVGSLLAIYLKKAGHIVHVYDRSPDIRKIQFSGRSINLAMSDRGWKALEVIGVDQEIKKIGLPMEKRAIHLMDQSLNYQKYGKEGESIYSLSRGVLNRKMIDLAEEKGVEFFFEHKVWDVTLGDATLHIGKEEHGEWTDYKYDMIFGSDGAFSRVRHRMQRQSMFNYSQDFLEIGYKELNIPSNADGTHKLDKSSLHIWPRGNFMLIALPNLDGSFTCTLFMPFKGENSFEQLDTKEKLVDFFAKYFPSTKEVIPNLVEDFFKNPKSYLVTMKCFPWTHNDKVALIGDACHAIVPFYGHGMNAGFEDITVLNELMEKYGDDWETIFNEYQNSRKPNTDAIAELSYRNFIEMSTKTADANFLLQKKIEKWFSERHPEKWIPLYSRVTFSHQPYSEALAIGDRQDAIMQEILAIESIEEIWETEPIEQRILQLLRE, via the coding sequence ATGCAAAACCAAAAAAAGATTGCCATTGTAGGTGCTGGATTAGTAGGTTCTTTATTGGCCATATATCTAAAAAAAGCAGGACACATAGTTCATGTTTACGATAGAAGTCCAGACATTAGAAAGATACAATTTTCAGGAAGAAGTATTAATTTGGCTATGTCAGATAGAGGTTGGAAAGCTTTAGAAGTTATTGGAGTAGATCAAGAAATTAAAAAAATTGGTCTTCCAATGGAAAAAAGAGCCATTCATTTGATGGATCAATCTTTAAATTATCAGAAGTATGGAAAAGAAGGAGAGTCAATTTATTCTTTGTCGCGAGGTGTTTTAAATCGAAAAATGATTGACTTAGCGGAAGAAAAAGGAGTAGAATTTTTCTTCGAACACAAAGTTTGGGATGTTACTCTTGGTGATGCAACGTTGCATATTGGTAAGGAAGAGCATGGAGAATGGACTGATTATAAATATGATATGATTTTTGGTTCAGATGGTGCTTTCTCAAGAGTGCGTCATAGAATGCAAAGACAAAGTATGTTCAATTATTCTCAAGACTTTCTTGAAATTGGATATAAAGAATTAAATATACCTTCAAATGCAGATGGAACACATAAATTAGACAAAAGTTCTCTACACATTTGGCCAAGAGGTAATTTTATGCTTATTGCACTTCCAAATCTTGATGGAAGTTTTACATGTACACTATTTATGCCATTTAAAGGCGAAAACTCTTTCGAGCAATTAGATACTAAAGAGAAATTGGTAGATTTCTTTGCTAAATATTTCCCGTCAACAAAAGAAGTAATTCCTAATTTGGTTGAAGACTTCTTTAAAAACCCCAAAAGTTATTTAGTCACAATGAAATGTTTTCCTTGGACGCATAATGATAAAGTAGCTTTAATTGGTGATGCTTGTCATGCAATTGTTCCTTTCTACGGACATGGTATGAATGCGGGTTTTGAAGACATTACGGTACTAAACGAGCTGATGGAAAAATATGGTGACGATTGGGAAACTATTTTTAATGAATATCAAAACTCTCGAAAACCAAATACTGATGCTATTGCTGAATTATCATATCGTAACTTTATAGAAATGAGTACGAAAACAGCTGATGCTAATTTTTTGCTACAAAAGAAAATTGAAAAATGGTTTTCTGAGAGGCATCCAGAAAAATGGATTCCTTTGTATAGTAGAGTAACATTCAGTCATCAACCTTATTCTGAAGCACTTGCTATTGGAGATAGACAAGATGCAATTATGCAAGAAATATTAGCCATCGAGAGTATCGAAGAGATTTGGGAAACCGAACCAATTGAACAAAGAATACTTCAGCTATTAAGAGAATAG
- a CDS encoding c-type cytochrome gives MKQLKNIIFISSSLLLLSIFVIYYLLTNYNIDSKKVEAQKLEEIISKKESKLFEKGKTIFIGDCKVCHVMKYHGHNFLNGIFKRVDSSYFKFYITKQDSLLKSNDKYALETKKNFGNNGMIHSFKYNNEEIKALLDYLK, from the coding sequence ATGAAACAACTTAAAAATATTATTTTTATTTCTAGTTCATTATTATTACTCTCTATTTTCGTGATTTATTACTTACTCACTAATTATAATATAGATTCGAAAAAGGTTGAAGCACAAAAATTAGAAGAGATAATTAGCAAAAAAGAATCTAAATTATTCGAAAAAGGAAAAACAATTTTTATAGGTGATTGTAAAGTATGTCATGTAATGAAATACCATGGGCATAATTTTTTAAATGGTATTTTTAAACGGGTTGATTCGTCATACTTTAAATTTTACATTACAAAACAAGATTCTTTATTAAAAAGCAATGATAAATATGCTTTAGAAACAAAAAAGAATTTTGGCAATAATGGTATGATTCATTCATTTAAATATAACAATGAAGAAATAAAAGCACTACTTGATTATTTAAAATAA